Genomic DNA from Salvia miltiorrhiza cultivar Shanhuang (shh) chromosome 1, IMPLAD_Smil_shh, whole genome shotgun sequence:
tatttttcaatatcaCTAATCAATCTCCACCTCTAATCAATCTCCACCTCTAATCAAACTCCatctattaaaatatttataaaaatcaataatatataaatcTATAAAATCAATCAATAGTATCacttatataatatatgtaagTTCTATAAAAATCAGTCAATAGTATCacttatataatatatgtaagTTACTCCAACGAATATAACATTAATATGCATTTTTTGAGTTTCAAGTTGTACATTTAATAACAAATAATGTTCCAACGAATTTTACATTAATATGCAGAATATATACATCAACTTATTCCAACGAATTTAGATTCATATGCAGATCATATACATCAAAATACTAATTAGTTAACATCTGAATTTCAATTACATATCCcaagtttatttttttcaataatcattcattcttttatttttaaaatttttaaataattttcaataaaaataatttatgaatatgtcTAAGATTTATAGTTTATAGTTTTGATAGTTTTGATTTAGATATGACATTGTTCTAATGACTTTTTTTAACGGATTTGCAGTTCACAGATGATCAAATAATCGCATTGGTTGAAATTGAGAAGTTGCTTATTACTAATTTCACCAGTTTAACCAATTTTCCTGGCATGTCGTTATCACACGGAACTTTCATATTTGATTCAGACAATATACTGATATTAGAAGAGATGTCTTACAACATGGAAGAAATGAAAGAAGGCAACGTTAAACTATATGTCTATATCCCTCTTTGACAGATGAGCAAAGAATGATATATGAAAAAACATGGAAGAAATGAAAGAAGACAACGTTAAACTATATGTCTATATCCCTCTTTGTCATGGCATGTCGTTATCACACGGAACTTTCTTATCTGATTCAGACAATCTACTGATATTAGAAGAGATGTCTTACAACACGGAAGAAATGAAAAAAGGCAACGTTAAACTATATGTCTATATCCCTCTTTGACAGATGAGCAAAGAATGATATATGAAAAAACATGGAAGAAATGAAAGAAGACAACGTTAAACTATATGTCTATATCCCTCTTTGACAGATGAACAAATaatgatttatgaaaaaaaataatggcCGTGGTTGATAGTGATGTAGggaggatttttctttctatatgGATATAGCATCATTATTGTTGTCTAGGGCAGTACTACACACTCTAAATTCGGTATACCATTAGATTGCCACaaagtgtaatttttttatagctattcattttgaaaattaaaaaatgcaactttaatttattttgagttcGTCCTCCAttttagaaaatagaaaaaatattaaaatataaaaattactaattgtctttatgtatgtatgtatgtatgtatgtatgtatgtatgtatgtatgtatgtatgtatgtatgtatgtatgtaaaTGGTCAAAAACATCTGAGTTTCAATTACATATCCtcagtttaattttttttttcaataatcattcattctttttttttcaaaattttaattaatttttaataaaaataatttatgaatatgtcTACGATTTATAGTTTATAGTTTTGATTTGGATATTACATTGTTCTAATGACTTTTTATTTAATAGATTTGTAGTTCACAGATGATCAAATAAAAAACTTAGCATTGGTTGAAATTGAGAAGTTGCTTCTAATTTCACCAGTTTAACCAATTTTCCTAGCATGTCGTTATTAAATGAAACTGTCATATCTGATTAAGAGAATCTACTGATATTAGAAGAGACAGTTTAACCAATTTTCCTAGCAATGTCATTATCAAACGAAACTGTCATATCTGATTAAGAGATGTTTTACAATATGGAAGAAATGAAAAAAGACAACGTTAAACTATATGTCTATATCCCTCTTTGACAGATAAGCAAAGaatgatttatgaaaaaataatgatCGTGGTTGATAGTGGTGTAAggaggatttttctttctatatgGATATGGTGGTATAAGAAAGACATATATTTGGAACACCTTATACTCGATCATACGTAGGAAGGGTAGTACTCCAGGTAGCTTTGAGTGGTATAACATCAATAATGTTGTCTAGGGGCAGTAGTACACGCTCTAGATTAGGTATACCATTAGATTGCCACAAAGTGTAATTTTTTATAgctattaattttgaaaattaaaaaaatgcaagtttattttgttttgagtTCATCCTCCAttttagaaaatagaaaaaagtattaaaatataaaaattactaattgtctttatgtatgtatgtatgtatttatGTGGTCAGAATGGTTGgtctaatatatttttctcattaGCTAAAATTCGTTATTTTGCTATTTAAGTTTTGATTAATTGTCTTCCTTTGTACAGAAAATGAATGAGTACACATTTGATAAAAGTACATTTTGATTTCAAATATACATATTACATATAATAATTTTCTCATAAAAAATAGGCAAATGCTTCTGGTTCGAATATAGAAGAAACCAAAGAATTTACGGAATGGATACTTAAAATAGGTGACTGTACTGCCGGTCAAAGTCTTGGTGATGGAAAATCTGTTGTGACATTATCAGAGGACATTTTTATACGTGATGCAACAAATCCTATTGCAGCTATAGTGGAAAACACATATCATGCATTTGACCTATAAATGTTTAAGAATAGAGCTATCTTGGCTCCCACgccaatgagatggttgatacgATAAATGATGACGTCATGTCTTTAATGTCTATCAAAGAAAGGGTTTGCCTAAGTTAAAACAGCATTCGCAAAGAAGATGGACAAGTGGACCTCGATGAACATGTATTCTCGGATGAATATCTAAATACGATCAAGTGTTCACGATTGTCGAGTAATGAAATTAAGAGGGATGCATAATCATGCTTTTTAGAAATATTGATCCatctaatgagctttgcaatgACACTAGGCTAGTAACTAAACTTGGGGAATGTGTAATTGAAGGCAAATtcatttcaggaaaaaatgCGGGCAAATAGTTTCCTATAGTTAGTAGGGCTGGgaagttcgggatcgggtatagggtacccgattacccgacccgaaaaaattgggtatcgggtaccctatacccgaaaaattcgggatcggggtcgggtatttagggtgtgaaAAAATCGGATAttgggtatacccgaattacccgattttttaattaataaattttaaattttataattaaagtCCCAATCTGCAGTTCCCATTTTAAATTGAAGTCCCAATCCCAGCCCTAAgtaatcccccccccccccggccgccgccgcccccacTCCAGGGCAGAAATCCCTCCCGTCTCCGATGAGTCGGCGACCTAGCGGCGCCCCTTGCCGCCCGTCATCGCCCAGGCCAGAGCCAGTCGCCGGTGAGGAGCTCGCTCCCAGTCCCCCCAGCCATGACCCTCGCCCAGTCGCCCCTTCGTTCCGCCGCCGTCGGGTCGCCGAGCTTGTCGCCCTGCAACAGCCGTGCCGCTAGTGGAGCTCTGACAACGCCACTTCTTCTACgcattctcttcttcttcttcttcttcttcttcttttttttttttttaaatacagattttctatgttaatgttgaatttgttgCTTTGAATTTGGTCATTGTCTCATTGAATTGGAATTGATTTGTATGATTTTCTTGATCCGTATGAATTTCGGCTTAATTTGCTGCCCTGCTGTTGCTTTGAATTGGCTTGGTTTAGGGAAATGGCTTAAAATATAGGGCacattttcgatttttttaaaaaagaaatcgggttcggggtcgggtatCGATTTTCGGTCttattcgggatcgggtacccgatcccgacccgattcccaacCCTAATAGTTAGAATGATTATGAGTCCATCAGATTTCACTAAATTTTTAATTCGGTTTTAGAGAAGACAATTCTCtgtgagtgtttgttttgctatgatcataaataaaaatcagggacaatctctttcaaatgtaAGATTATATCTACCGAAATCTGTTTTTAGTCATGGACAACCCTACGtgtcaaatttaataatttattcaaactttgatagtttaagtcattaatgattttatttaatttatttatttttcttattttttcagTTGCTGGTTCCAGCTACAGGTATCTAATTTAGGtacgtttcaaataattgttccaatttctcttttaatatcTTGTGGGTTGAAACTatgcttacatataaattttataaagacatttaaattagatcaatttcaaataaatattacagCCTTTtacttcaaaataattttattaaattctctGTATTAGTGAAAAGAAATTcgaaatataatattaaataattttataaatttataatacaaaaaatataatattaaataattttataaatttatattttaatagatttcgtcgaaattcgacgggtcaCTTACTAGTATAATTAACAATATTGTATCATTAAGAAAAAATTATCTCAAGGTGAAGTAATGTTGTTTTTTAGAGAAGAATAGTAAACTAAGAGAGGGTTTTTGTTTTATCCTGAATTACCCCTTTAATTAATAGTTTGGGTATATAAATAACTctaaattattcatttattcacactttttttttactattcaCACTTATAAAATCTAACAACCATGCACTTATAGGATTGTGAAGGATAAGATAGATCTGAGACTTTAAAAATTTCGATGGATTCAAGCCATTAAATTTTACATTGACAATATATTTTGGGCAAATATGAATGAGTTATactatgagaaaaaaaaaaaactattttcaTCTCCAATGCAAAGACAAAGAATTATAGCTAAGATCATATACAAACATTTCATATATTAATTATGAACGAATCTGAACTATATTGACTTTTCATAATTTGCAATAATTACAAAAAGAAGTGTTATTATAATAGTATATGTgaaaacattatatatatatgagtgggTTCtggtgagattgctattttccGTGAGATAGTGAGCCTATTGATTAAGCTAGTTATATATAGTAATGAATAAGGTagtatataatgttgaataacgatatttaaaaaattagtaaaattttcactTCCTTTAGAATTCGAACTCAGATAAATTTTTCATCTTTCAGATAAATATCAATCATataatacattaaatcaacTCCTACGAATCaatcacacatatatatatatatatatatatatatatatatatgatttttcatgaacaaataaatcataaacTAACGGCCGTTAAGTTAGATTAACGAGACTATATTCCTTCTATAAAAAGTTTGATTAACGACAACTACTTTTAATCATTTCTCATCACTGGTGGGCACCggcatttattttataaaagagcTGATCAATGAGATCAGCACCAATTACAGTTGATTCATTAactattatttaataaatttagttataacttaattaattttaaataaaattttaaatgttTTAGTTAACTTAATTTTAGGGAGAGCCAAcacagatttttatttttatttttataaaataactaTATAAGAGAAAATAGATGATAATAGAAATCCTAGTTACTTATAAAAAGATGCATGATAATAGAAACATTAGAAATTATTTTATCTAAATGTAAAAAGAATATATGAAATCATTTTTTCATCCAATCCATCAATTCTTTATTCATTCGAGaatgacatgaattttaatactaattgaatgtgttgtgagtagGATATGAGCCTCATTTTTATTATAATGTTAAACTGATTTTAGTGGAACCAGAATGACAAATTTTGTGAATAAAGGATAATATTGATggtcaattaaaattaaagagttGTATGCAgtacttttaataaaaataagaaaatggaTAAGAATTTGAAGGATGAACTAAAATTGTAAAATGAGTAAAGAATAGGGAAACATAGAGAGTAATTAAATATTTCAAACTATAAAAGTggcaaaatgaaaaaattatttaccGTATTAAATTTCGAATTTAGCGAATTGCCAATCTTTGTATTTCAATAAGTAGTTTatatcaattattttaattttcaattagtaTATCTTATAAACTATTCTTGAAGTGTCATGATCAGTTAAACATTATTTAATACGTACAAAAATCGATCTTCTTGACAATTATTATATCGTTGatcaatataaacaataaaatgaaaagtgaaaagaaaaaatgacgAAAAAGTCCAAAAACATCACAATATCTTGAAAAGTTATTTGAATAAATGTCGATGTTACGATTAAATTTTGATGCTTGAAGATAAAAACCAATTATAATCTAAAAACTTTtaagtgaaataaataaaattgtcaTTTTAAAAACTAATGCTAAATTACAAAGCAAAAATTCAGAACTTTTCTAATTAAGACATATATCATACTAACTTTAAATAAAGGGagcttaatgtttttttttatttcccttACAATTGTATGGAATTTAATACTCACTCCATCCTATTTCAATAGGCCACAAGACACTGATATAAacattaaaaaatgaataatttataataaactaAGAGTGAGAAATTAATTTTTGGAGAGTGTATTAGTCAAAAGTGTAGAAGAGATAAAGGTAATGTGACTTAGAGGGCGTTTAACCGAGTttataaattatgtaaaataacttataagttatttagaagttttttgattttttttttaaattacaagagacatctaatatataaataaatcagCAACACGCACGCAGGCAAGACCTCAACAACACACAAAGGTGGGAACATTACTCATacaaaagtggaaaaactaCATGCACGTAGGCGAAATTGAACCCAAGACttctcacaaatgagagtctttgggtgcctcaactttgaCACTTGAGTTAGGCCTCATCGgcatcaaaataaattttttaaaaacttataCGCTCTAAAAATAAAGAGCATATAAGCTccctaaaaaataagttcatctaagttgatttatttttttatagtcttatatgcaacaataattttataaatattattcaactataatttattatttccattATATACCTTTTTAAGTTTATCTCTCTTTAGCTTAGCTTATAAGTTCtgttattcaaatatttaaataacttgCAAGCTTTtcagaaattatatatattataaattcttAAAACATATTATAAATGATTggagtttataatttttttaaaattaagcTTAGTCAAACATCTTTTAAGTGAAATGAGAAAGGGAAGGGAGTGGTCACATTTCAATAAAATTGTCATTGAGAGGGAGTGATTTGCAGCTTTGCATTGCCCCTAATTTGTCAATGTTGCGTGTCTTTATTTCCTAAAATAATTGAGATCGAAATCGATGTCATGATTGAAATACCAATTAGATATGATTTTGATTTGGTGTTTCTGTTtctaataattattttcaattttttctatcAATTTCAATTCcttataattttgattttataatcACTAGTTAGGGTtgattatattaataattttataatcatTATAATCATACTACAAAGAATTGGAATGACGTCTAATTGAGATCAGTAGTCAGTACCAAAATCTCTATCATTGCAACCGAAAATTCTACCACCAAATTACAATGTTGGtccttaaataaataataccaACATTTTAAATTTGGAATTGAATTATTGTTAAGGATTACAGGTATAATTAATTAACGATATAAAGCGCAACAGCTTTCACTGTGAATGGTATGAAAGCGGGCCCCACCTTCTAATTTGCCACTGCCTTTAGCAATTTTGCGTGGAAAAAACAGCCCGCGCAGCCTCAGGTGGTTGAATCTTCGCATAAAAAACGAGATTCCACCAAAAACAACTGTCTCCAGATTTATTCGACTTAATTTCTTACATTTACAGaatgaaataataaaacaaactcAATTTGAATAAATCTACAGAATTTGCTCAGAATCGATCAACATGCTAAAGATTTATATTTTCTAATTTCATACATCAATCACAAGATCAGATTTTTCTATTACCACAAACTACATTTTCCATCATCATGTCAATCACAATCTTACAGAAAACAATCTGCATTAGAAACTCAAATTatgagaggaaaaaaaaaaagagtagaaaaatCAGACATCTCATTGAGTTGCCAGCAATCCACAACTAAAACTCTGGCCTCAAGGATGTATATATTAATAagactatataaaaaaaaatctaaacaaCACCGTTTCGTCCAAATCCCTAAAAGTAGGGGATGAAGAACTAGTCCAATCAGAAAAAAATGGAGATCAATTTGAGAGCTTCAAACCCTAGTTTTGTGTAACAGCGGAGCGAAGGCGAAGGAGGAAGACGATTCTTTACAGGACAAGTGGTCCGAGCTCACGTCAGTGACAATGTTGATGAACTCGTCGAGGCTCAGGCCGCGGAACCGCTCCTCGTCGTCGTCGAGGAAGCTGAGGATTTCGGAGAAGAAACCGGGTTCGCAGGGGAGAACCAGGCCGCCGGTGGTTTGGAAGCCGAACTCCTCCTCCGCCTGGTCTAGGAGGGTGACGAAAACCGGGAAATTGAGGAACCGCGTCGGGATGACGAAACGGCTGCGCTCCGGTCCGACGTAGACGGCCAGCGAGCCGGAAGGGGTCCGGCACTTGGGGCTGCCGCCGGATTCGTCCGAATCGGAGGAGGACGACGAGAGGGAGTGGCGCGAGAGGCTCTTGGTTTTCCAGCGCTGCACAACCTGTCTTAGCCGCACGATTTGGGTGATCATGTTCACCTTTTTTATCGCTGCGGCCATTTTCACGATTGGTATAATATTTgagttttagagagagaaagagaatcgATGAGAAGTGAAGAGGGGAAGAAGAGTTGCAGTGGAAGAGTCCTAAATTAAGTTGTGATGATACAGTTATCAAATGACTAAACTAGCCCTGCCTTGAATTTACTATGATATCCCTTATTCCCTGCCCCTCcccttttgtttttttaaagggaaaagtatcaaataagcccctgtcgtggtggcccttttcacgtctggccccctatagtcgaagtggtatcaactaaacccctgaactaattaaaatcgaataatttcccccctctgacctaacgccgttaagtgtccgttaacgtttgggtttaattacACCCTCTaattcaggggtggatctgcaccttattttttatttattttttttataatttcagcaacccacctccgacatcaacttaaccgccccccgtactcatcggctccaacttacactttgtcagctcgcacgcgctcaatctcttgattgtcgactgcttaccgccgacatgcagcagcatcaccaactccagatgtggacctgaatcgaatcctgcttggtccaaatccatatccgtatttttttacttaggtcaggattCGGTCCAAATCTATTAGGTCCAAAACaacgagattcatgtccagatccattagattcacaggttctcgagtcctgacccgaaaaagagaaaaaagaatggatccgggtcaggactcgaaaacatgtgaatctaatggatctggacatgaatctcgtttttttggacctaatggatttggaccggatcctgacctaagtaaaaaaatacggatatggatttggaccaagcaggattcgattcaggtccacatctggagttggtgatgctgttgcatgtcggcggtaagcagtcgacgatcaagagattgagcacGTGCgtgctgacaaagtgtaagttggagccgatgagtacgggggcagttaagttgatgccggaggtgggttgctgaaattataaaaaaaaaaaaggtacagatccacccctgaagtagagggtgcaattaaactcaaacgttaaaggacacttaacggcgttaggtcagaggggagaaattattcgattttaattagtttaggggtttagttgataccCCTTCGACTATAGGGGGCCAGACGTGAAAAGGGCCACCACGACGGGGacttatttgatacttttccctttttaaaataataatagtattattATTGTGGATTAAATAATTATGAAGAATTTGAGATAGCTGATAGACTTCAACTACGTGCCAGCGTCGCATATAGTGATCTATGTTTAATATgcaaaatagataaaaataatggACATTATTTAAGTTGTTACTACAAATAATAAAGCAATACATGTGATAACCATCACATTTGTAGATAAAAATATTAGCACACATTAGTTGATAAATATATTAGCATGTTCATCCATTCATTAATTTGTTTATGTTggatattatatttattatattttcatatTCTGTATATTGTGTAAATTTATCGAAAATTGCGGtatttttaaataagatatttttaaATGAGCGGTTTAATAATTATAACTAGTAAGTGACCGGTCGAAATTTGATGGGGtctattaaatataaatttatgaaattattaatatattttttggttCATGAaatttttcactaaaataaagaatttaatgaaattgttttaaaatagaaaattataatatttgaaattgaccgaaccaatttaaatatcttatgaaatttatatgtaagcagATTTCCAATCCAACTTTGTTGTGATTTTTAAGGGATTTATAGTCTTTTTCtatagtagttttttttttattcctaaTATACAGTAGGTATTAGAGGAAAATTaagatataataaattttaaatcgtGTCCATTAAAGTATTATTGATTAATGGTATAAATTATTTCTACATTCTTATCTTAAgagtgatttttattttaacccaatTAAAGTATTATATACGTTGGAACCTGAATTGGTCTGCCCATGAGGTCGAAGATAATTTTTTAGgaaatataaatagaattaataacatcaaagtcatatatattaaaaagtaaatcaagtacgtttttaaattaaaattggagAATTGGATATTATGATGTATAATATTACAATAGTCATTACaacctcaaaattacaaatatatgtattttctatttttcgtgtatggatataaataaaatgttattGATCAATGGAATACTAATATAAAGATTTTTATTGATCAATGGaatatatactaatataaagatttttagatatttaatagtttttagatatataatgatttttagatatttaatagtttttggatattgaaattgattaaaaaataaaaaataaaaatgaatgagaattgaggaaaattagaatggagtgattgtaCGACGCCATgtaggatagaatttattttgttggaatatttatataatgattttttagatatttagtttttaaatatatcataatttttagatttttaatgatttttagatatagaaattgattaaaatttagaaaaaaataagaatttattttagaatgaatgagaattgaggaaaattagaatggagtgattataggATGCCACGTACggtaggatttattttgctttaatatatatatatatatatatatatatatatatatattgattgaggaaatagaatttattttgttggaatatttatataatgattttttagatatagaaattgattaaatttttttttaaaaataagaattaatgagaattgagaaaaattagaatggagtgattatagaATGCTACCtaggataggatttattttgctttaatatataggaaaattagaatggagtgattataggATGTCACGTACagtaggatttattttgctttaatatatatatatatatatatatatatatatatatatatatatatatatatatatagattgaggaaatagaatttattttgttggaatatttatataatgattttttagatatagaaattgattaaaattaaaaaaaaaaagaatgaatgataattgaggaaaattagaa
This window encodes:
- the LOC130988660 gene encoding protein SMALL AUXIN UP-REGULATED RNA 51-like codes for the protein MAAAIKKVNMITQIVRLRQVVQRWKTKSLSRHSLSSSSSDSDESGGSPKCRTPSGSLAVYVGPERSRFVIPTRFLNFPVFVTLLDQAEEEFGFQTTGGLVLPCEPGFFSEILSFLDDDEERFRGLSLDEFINIVTDVSSDHLSCKESSSSFAFAPLLHKTRV